A genomic region of Desulfosarcina ovata subsp. ovata contains the following coding sequences:
- a CDS encoding glycosyltransferase family 4 protein, whose amino-acid sequence MKIAFVHYHLKTGGVTTVLKNQVSALQGRCETLVLTGDRAGTRMACPVVEIPGLGYDRPDMDTVPPEAVAEMVQQAICEVWPEGCDLIHVHNPTLAKNRRFLRIIKRLQQLGVKFFLQIHDFAEDGRPDAYFDESYPADCHYGVINRRDADILIKAGLKAQGLHLLPNAVTPLPVSPGQGKKELILYPVRAIRRKNIGEAILLSLFLENGLRLAITQPPNSPADIYRYREWVDWAKGHPLPVDFAAGQKTDFAVLVGAAQSMITTSIAEGFGFAYLEPWTAGKFVWGRRLKAICRDFEKQGIHLEGLYDRLDVPLAWIDAETFADQWQATVLRAAMTFGFPLDKTGVRTAYDWLTVRGQVDFGILNEPFQRQVLEKVLHDPSCKRTLRSLNPWLAAIGVPSNPAAIITHNRRAVARHYAIHACGERLMEIYRLVVSKPVCHRIDKTALLSAFFDLERFSLLKWNASA is encoded by the coding sequence CCTTCGTTCACTATCACCTGAAGACCGGCGGTGTGACCACCGTTCTGAAAAACCAAGTCTCCGCTCTTCAGGGGCGCTGTGAAACCCTTGTGCTGACGGGCGATCGGGCCGGAACCCGAATGGCCTGCCCGGTGGTGGAAATCCCTGGCTTGGGGTACGACCGGCCGGACATGGATACCGTGCCGCCGGAAGCCGTTGCCGAAATGGTCCAACAGGCCATTTGCGAGGTCTGGCCGGAAGGCTGTGACCTCATCCATGTTCATAATCCAACGCTGGCCAAAAACCGTCGATTTCTGCGGATCATTAAACGGCTGCAACAATTAGGGGTCAAGTTCTTTCTGCAGATTCATGATTTTGCCGAAGATGGCCGTCCCGATGCCTACTTTGATGAAAGCTACCCGGCGGACTGCCATTATGGTGTGATCAACCGCCGCGATGCAGATATTCTTATAAAGGCTGGGCTGAAGGCCCAGGGACTGCACCTTCTTCCCAACGCCGTTACGCCCCTGCCCGTATCGCCAGGCCAGGGGAAAAAAGAGCTGATTCTTTACCCGGTCAGGGCCATCCGGCGCAAAAACATCGGAGAGGCGATTCTGCTCTCCCTGTTTTTAGAGAATGGGCTTCGGCTCGCCATCACCCAGCCGCCCAACAGCCCGGCGGATATTTACCGGTATCGGGAATGGGTCGATTGGGCAAAGGGGCACCCATTGCCCGTGGATTTCGCCGCCGGCCAAAAAACGGATTTTGCCGTTTTGGTGGGGGCGGCGCAGTCGATGATCACCACCAGCATTGCCGAGGGATTCGGATTCGCCTATCTCGAACCCTGGACCGCCGGTAAATTCGTGTGGGGTCGTAGACTGAAAGCCATTTGCAGGGATTTTGAAAAACAGGGGATTCATCTGGAAGGACTCTACGACCGTCTTGATGTTCCGTTGGCCTGGATCGATGCGGAGACGTTTGCGGACCAATGGCAGGCGACTGTTTTGCGAGCGGCCATGACGTTCGGATTTCCCTTGGACAAAACAGGTGTCCGTACCGCCTATGACTGGTTGACCGTGCGGGGGCAGGTCGATTTCGGCATACTGAACGAACCGTTTCAGCGCCAGGTTCTTGAAAAAGTGCTGCATGATCCTTCATGCAAGCGGACCCTGAGATCCCTGAACCCATGGCTGGCGGCAATTGGTGTCCCGTCGAACCCGGCAGCCATCATCACTCACAACCGTCGTGCCGTGGCCCGGCATTACGCCATTCATGCCTGCGGCGAACGGCTCATGGAAATCTACCGGCTGGTCGTCAGTAAACCGGTCTGCCATCGGATCGACAAGACGGCCCTGCTATCCGCGTTTTTTGATCTGGAGCGGTTTTCACTGCTTAAATGGAATGCCAGTGCATAA
- a CDS encoding HAD family hydrolase, giving the protein MHNLKTILRQYIHPMAPVPTGVEPVLDKLRPFSALFFDVYGTLLISGAGEIGIDQNPAPQETAILALLKQFGIEQPPEKLSLSLAQAIRSSHAKAREMGVDTPEVDILQIWREVLGIDNMDSLKAFALAHELIVNPIYPMPGAGELLSAVRRARIPMGIISNAQFYTPIVLEWVFGPQPEKLTFDARYCFFSYREGHAKPCGIMFERAGKILEEMGLPPHDVLYVGNDMRNDILPADAAGFTTALFAGDRRSLRMRTTDDRVKDLAPDLIVTDLRQLIPAIGNH; this is encoded by the coding sequence GTGCATAACCTGAAAACGATTTTGAGACAGTATATCCACCCGATGGCACCGGTTCCAACGGGCGTCGAACCGGTGCTGGACAAGCTGAGACCGTTTTCAGCCCTTTTTTTCGATGTCTATGGTACGCTGCTGATCAGCGGGGCAGGTGAGATTGGCATCGATCAGAACCCCGCGCCACAGGAAACGGCCATCTTGGCTCTTTTGAAACAATTTGGGATTGAGCAGCCGCCGGAAAAGTTATCTCTATCGCTGGCGCAAGCCATCCGGTCGTCCCACGCCAAGGCCCGGGAGATGGGCGTCGACACCCCCGAAGTGGATATATTGCAGATCTGGCGGGAGGTGCTGGGAATCGACAACATGGATTCACTGAAAGCCTTTGCTCTGGCCCATGAACTGATCGTCAACCCGATCTATCCCATGCCCGGTGCCGGCGAACTGCTTTCCGCCGTCCGCCGTGCCAGGATTCCCATGGGGATCATTTCCAACGCCCAGTTTTATACACCGATTGTGCTGGAATGGGTTTTTGGTCCGCAGCCTGAAAAATTGACTTTCGATGCCCGGTACTGTTTTTTCTCTTACCGGGAAGGCCATGCAAAACCCTGTGGCATCATGTTCGAACGGGCCGGCAAAATACTTGAAGAAATGGGCCTCCCCCCCCATGACGTTCTGTATGTCGGCAATGACATGCGCAACGACATTCTGCCGGCCGACGCCGCGGGGTTTACCACGGCCCTTTTTGCCGGCGATCGGCGCTCCCTGCGCATGCGCACCACCGATGACCGCGTGAAAGATCTGGCACCGGACCTGATCGTCACCGATCTGCGCCAGCTCATCCCGGCCATCGGCAATCATTGA
- a CDS encoding glucosyl-3-phosphoglycerate synthase has translation MNKSWIETNTFHHSKFKDLDRLVAAKQRKNLSISLCLPTLNEERTIAKEIVIMKSELMIRHPLLDEIVVIDSGSTDQTREIARAYEVMVYQADDILPALSRFMGKGENLWKALYVTRGDIIVYIDADIKNIHHRFAYGLIGPLLLSDTIRFTKAFYDRPIAIGDNKLRPTGGGRVTELVTRPLFSLFMPDLTQFVQPLSGEYAGFRSIFEKIPFHIGYGVETGMLIDIFEKWGLDVMAQVDLDRRVHKNQDTKALGRMAFVIIKTFLKRLQDLDRMNLKQDIFNEMIQFHLVRDQLESEIHTLEQHERPPIIEIPEYREKFGMEDKM, from the coding sequence ATGAATAAATCCTGGATCGAAACCAATACCTTCCATCACAGTAAATTCAAAGACCTCGATCGCCTGGTGGCGGCCAAACAGCGCAAAAACCTGTCCATCTCCCTGTGCCTGCCCACGCTCAACGAAGAGCGGACTATTGCCAAGGAGATTGTGATCATGAAGTCGGAGCTGATGATCCGCCACCCGCTTCTGGATGAGATTGTGGTCATTGATTCCGGATCGACGGACCAGACCCGCGAGATCGCCCGTGCCTACGAGGTGATGGTTTACCAGGCCGATGACATTCTGCCTGCCCTCTCCCGTTTCATGGGAAAGGGGGAAAACCTGTGGAAAGCGCTCTATGTCACCCGGGGCGATATCATCGTCTACATCGATGCGGATATCAAAAACATTCACCACCGGTTCGCCTACGGCCTCATCGGCCCGTTGCTGCTCTCGGATACCATCCGTTTTACCAAGGCTTTTTACGATCGGCCCATCGCCATTGGGGACAACAAATTACGGCCCACCGGTGGTGGCCGGGTGACGGAACTGGTGACCCGGCCGCTTTTTTCTCTGTTCATGCCGGATCTGACCCAATTCGTCCAGCCGCTTTCCGGGGAGTATGCCGGATTTCGCAGCATTTTCGAAAAAATTCCCTTCCATATCGGCTACGGGGTGGAGACCGGCATGCTGATCGATATCTTCGAAAAGTGGGGACTCGACGTGATGGCCCAGGTCGACCTGGACCGGCGGGTCCATAAGAATCAGGACACCAAGGCACTGGGCCGCATGGCCTTTGTGATCATCAAGACTTTCCTCAAGCGGCTGCAGGATCTTGACCGGATGAACCTCAAACAGGATATCTTCAACGAGATGATCCAATTCCATTTGGTCCGTGACCAGCTTGAATCCGAAATCCACACCCTCGAGCAGCATGAACGCCCGCCGATCATCGAAATTCCTGAGTACCGGGAAAAATTCGGAATGGAGGATAAGATGTAG
- a CDS encoding tetratricopeptide repeat protein → MGSKKISGYIKSENVIWLVVVSLLVGFVSGVAFGIYKVGGIADPQQGAIAAPIMNEARQKVIDDLKARAQTHPDDPEAWIQLGHQYFDLGLAEEAIAAYEKALAINDHDANVWTDLGVMYRRAGNPQKAVDAFDRAMQVDPGHEISRFNKGIVLFHDLKDEKGALAAWEALLASNPQATTPGGQTVSELVAHIKNNHQDKK, encoded by the coding sequence ATGGGTTCAAAAAAGATATCCGGATACATCAAATCGGAAAATGTCATCTGGTTGGTGGTGGTCTCACTACTGGTCGGTTTTGTCAGTGGAGTGGCCTTTGGTATCTATAAGGTCGGTGGCATTGCCGATCCGCAACAAGGGGCAATTGCTGCTCCGATCATGAATGAGGCCCGCCAGAAGGTTATCGACGACCTGAAGGCGCGCGCCCAGACTCATCCCGATGATCCGGAAGCGTGGATTCAACTGGGCCACCAGTACTTTGATCTCGGCTTGGCCGAAGAGGCGATTGCAGCCTACGAAAAGGCCCTGGCGATCAACGACCATGACGCCAATGTGTGGACCGATCTGGGGGTGATGTACCGCAGGGCGGGCAATCCGCAAAAAGCGGTGGACGCTTTTGACCGGGCGATGCAGGTCGACCCCGGCCATGAAATTTCAAGATTCAACAAGGGGATCGTTCTTTTTCACGACCTCAAGGATGAGAAGGGCGCCCTGGCGGCCTGGGAGGCGCTGCTGGCTAGCAATCCCCAGGCGACCACGCCCGGGGGGCAGACCGTTAGCGAACTGGTCGCGCACATCAAAAACAATCATCAGGACAAAAAATGA
- a CDS encoding NUDIX hydrolase produces the protein MNKAIVNHTALIRKGRVFDFYAENVTLPNGVTMDMEVIRHPGAAAIVAVLDDGRILLLKQYRHAVGGFIWEIPAGTLDPGEDVDTCAARELTEETGYTAGQIEKLAEILPLPAYSDERIYLYLATGLSLAEQNLDEDELLFVHPVALSDALGMVADGTIQDAKTIAGLHLAAARLVKPENVQR, from the coding sequence ATGAACAAAGCCATCGTAAACCACACCGCCCTGATCCGAAAGGGGCGCGTGTTTGACTTTTATGCGGAGAACGTCACCCTGCCCAATGGTGTTACCATGGATATGGAGGTGATCCGCCATCCCGGCGCCGCCGCCATCGTAGCGGTGTTGGATGACGGACGCATTCTGCTGCTCAAGCAGTACCGCCATGCCGTGGGCGGATTTATCTGGGAGATCCCGGCCGGCACGCTGGATCCCGGTGAGGATGTGGACACGTGTGCGGCGCGTGAGCTGACCGAAGAGACCGGCTACACGGCAGGGCAGATCGAAAAGCTGGCTGAAATCCTCCCCCTGCCGGCCTATTCGGATGAACGCATTTATCTCTATCTGGCCACCGGGTTGAGCCTTGCGGAACAGAACCTGGATGAAGACGAACTGCTTTTTGTTCACCCGGTGGCGTTGAGCGACGCCTTGGGGATGGTCGCCGACGGAACCATTCAGGACGCCAAGACCATCGCCGGCTTACATTTGGCCGCCGCCCGACTGGTCAAACCCGAAAATGTTCAGCGGTAG
- a CDS encoding MFS transporter — MVDRIPPTLIVPIAGTTFFKLVINVARRFAYPFAPALSRGMGVSLSAVTSLIAINQVTSLLGALIGPLSDRLGYRRMMIVGMAMLGLGMLAAAIFPFYAVVLTALLLAGLGKSILDPAAQAWAGSRVPYRRRAMVIGIMEISWSGSTLVGIPLIAVLMERYGWRSPFLLIGVLGLTGMIVLFFIIPPEPQQGRKAASTSPYLGVYAELLTNRPALGAMGYAFFVSAANDNLFVVYGAWLERSFGLGLVALGLGTSLIGMAELVGEGLTAMAADRIGVKRSVFTGVSLSMAGYFLLPWLDASLPAAMTGLALLFLTFEFAMVSSFSLCTELLPGFRATMMAGFYAMAGLGRAFGALTGGAVWLDGGILATGCLSGALTLIAIVCLVAGLKGWRQTIT; from the coding sequence ATGGTTGACCGCATACCCCCCACGCTCATTGTGCCCATTGCCGGGACCACCTTTTTCAAACTGGTGATCAATGTCGCCCGTCGTTTCGCCTACCCTTTTGCTCCGGCCCTGAGCCGCGGGATGGGGGTATCCCTGTCGGCCGTCACATCGCTGATTGCCATCAATCAGGTGACCTCTCTGCTTGGCGCACTGATCGGCCCCCTTTCCGACCGGCTGGGCTATCGACGCATGATGATCGTTGGCATGGCCATGTTGGGCCTGGGAATGCTGGCCGCGGCAATCTTCCCATTTTATGCCGTGGTCCTAACGGCCCTGCTTCTGGCCGGACTGGGCAAAAGCATCCTCGATCCGGCCGCCCAGGCCTGGGCCGGCAGCCGGGTGCCTTACCGGCGACGGGCCATGGTGATCGGTATCATGGAAATTTCCTGGTCGGGCAGCACATTGGTGGGCATTCCCCTGATTGCTGTGCTGATGGAGCGATACGGCTGGCGGTCGCCGTTTCTGCTGATCGGCGTACTGGGCCTTACCGGGATGATCGTACTCTTTTTCATCATCCCGCCGGAACCGCAACAGGGCCGCAAAGCGGCATCCACGAGTCCGTATCTGGGTGTGTATGCCGAACTGTTGACGAACCGGCCCGCTCTGGGGGCCATGGGGTATGCTTTTTTCGTCAGTGCGGCCAACGACAACCTGTTTGTCGTCTACGGCGCCTGGCTGGAGAGAAGCTTCGGGTTGGGGCTGGTGGCTCTGGGTTTGGGAACCAGTCTCATCGGAATGGCCGAATTGGTGGGTGAAGGGCTTACAGCCATGGCCGCCGACCGCATCGGTGTCAAGAGATCGGTTTTTACCGGCGTGAGCCTGTCGATGGCCGGATACTTTCTCCTGCCTTGGCTGGATGCGTCGTTGCCCGCGGCCATGACCGGTCTGGCGCTGCTCTTTTTAACCTTCGAATTTGCTATGGTATCCAGCTTTTCCCTGTGCACCGAACTGCTGCCGGGCTTCCGGGCCACCATGATGGCCGGATTTTATGCCATGGCCGGACTGGGCCGGGCGTTTGGCGCTCTGACCGGCGGGGCCGTGTGGCTGGACGGCGGTATTTTGGCCACCGGCTGTCTGTCCGGGGCGCTGACCCTGATCGCCATCGTCTGTCTGGTGGCCGGGTTGAAAGGATGGCGGCAAACCATCACCTGA
- a CDS encoding Hsp33 family molecular chaperone HslO, which translates to MEKKQPDHLSRPILALGEDRLHTFLLVDDSIRGAVIGGSRMINQMRWNHELGILETLVLGHAYLGACLMSATLKGRDRLRLQVDCSGPIKGLVVEASAAGDIRGFLKNVPIPVEKPLEDSNLSPFFGAGFLSVTRMLEDAKQPFTGQVMIAHGNLAKDLAHYYLTSEQIPTAFSLSVKFDRQGQVTAAGGMVLQALPEADDAVVGQLEDRVVSLPSIGTALTEGKTPQEWVSTHLRAFSPRFIDRRPVGFNCHCNRDQIRNLLTLMPVDELKDIQEKGPFPVIIRCHHCNTAYAFDREQIDRIVAMRFSD; encoded by the coding sequence ATGGAAAAAAAACAACCTGACCATCTTTCCCGACCCATTTTGGCATTGGGTGAAGACCGGCTGCACACGTTCCTTCTGGTCGACGATTCCATCCGTGGGGCGGTGATCGGCGGCAGCCGAATGATCAACCAGATGCGCTGGAACCACGAACTGGGTATCCTGGAAACCCTGGTGCTGGGACACGCCTATCTGGGGGCCTGCCTGATGAGCGCAACGCTCAAGGGCAGGGACCGGTTGCGGTTGCAGGTGGACTGCTCCGGCCCCATCAAGGGGCTGGTGGTGGAAGCCAGTGCAGCCGGCGACATCCGCGGGTTTTTAAAAAATGTACCCATTCCGGTCGAAAAACCCCTCGAAGACAGCAACCTGTCGCCATTTTTCGGTGCCGGCTTTCTCTCGGTAACCCGCATGCTGGAAGATGCCAAACAGCCGTTTACCGGACAGGTGATGATCGCCCACGGCAATCTGGCCAAGGATCTGGCCCACTATTATCTCACCTCCGAGCAGATCCCCACCGCGTTCAGTCTGAGCGTTAAATTCGATCGGCAGGGCCAGGTGACCGCAGCCGGCGGCATGGTGCTTCAGGCCCTGCCCGAAGCCGACGATGCGGTGGTCGGTCAGCTCGAGGATCGGGTGGTGTCCCTGCCCTCCATCGGCACAGCCCTGACCGAAGGAAAAACGCCACAAGAATGGGTTTCCACCCACTTGCGTGCCTTCTCTCCCCGTTTTATCGACCGGCGACCGGTTGGTTTCAACTGCCACTGCAATCGGGATCAGATTCGCAACCTGCTCACCCTGATGCCGGTTGACGAATTGAAAGACATCCAGGAAAAAGGCCCCTTCCCGGTGATCATCCGCTGCCATCACTGCAACACGGCATACGCCTTTGATCGGGAGCAGATCGACCGGATCGTAGCCATGCGCTTTTCCGACTGA
- a CDS encoding acetate--CoA ligase family protein: METHEWVRKALASGRRALTETESKTILGGYGVPVVTETIVSTADEAVATARQIGFPVVIKGIGENLLHKTESGVVHLNLNDAAAVSRAAGQILNTLPEIKILVQPQVVGQRELVAGIFRDPHFGPAVLFGLGGIFTEALSDVVLRLAPLTREDALDMIESVRSRRLLDAFRGEAAVDRESLVGTLMGLSAIATDIPEIAEIDINPLIAAADGTLAAVDALITLADPDNVSAVSPPVPPPAIHAFFHPRSVAFIGASSQMGKWGHTLLCNTISCGYQGEIYTVNPKGGVIAGKPAFKQVGDIPGPVDLAVVTVPAAGVMDLIPQLEAKGVRNMLLVTSGFGEIGSEGKRLERQLVDAARDAGILVLGPNTMGIGNPHIHFSCMATGGCSMAGTTAVVSQSGNMGAQLLAFAEKQGIGIRAFSGSGNEAMLTIEDYMEGFEVDPLTETVMLYIESVKNGRRFFESARRVSRKKPIVLLKGGQTDAGRRAAASHTGAMASDVRLFDAMCRQAGIVKVDQSMELLDLSAGFASLPLIRGNRIAIMTLGGGWGVITSDMCNRFNLEVPELPAALIARIDKILPTYWSRTNPVDLVGENDLDIPLSVLEALLEWDGCDGVINLGIFGRRFLVRRLADSVARADDSYTRKMLEETVRTSSDFEKRYIREIVRLMEKFQKPIFGVSILTEENDSTVYPVDGHDLKAIFFETPERAVKTAARMAEYRRYLSRGY, from the coding sequence GTGGAAACGCATGAGTGGGTGAGAAAAGCGCTCGCGTCCGGCAGGCGTGCCCTGACCGAAACCGAATCGAAAACCATTTTGGGTGGCTATGGTGTGCCCGTCGTAACTGAAACCATTGTCTCCACCGCCGACGAGGCGGTGGCCACGGCCCGGCAAATCGGTTTTCCCGTGGTGATCAAAGGCATCGGCGAGAACCTGCTCCACAAAACCGAAAGCGGCGTGGTGCATCTGAACCTGAACGATGCGGCAGCCGTATCCCGGGCGGCGGGTCAGATTCTCAATACTCTCCCGGAAATTAAAATTCTCGTTCAGCCGCAGGTCGTTGGCCAGCGGGAACTTGTGGCCGGGATTTTCCGTGACCCGCATTTTGGTCCGGCCGTTCTTTTCGGCCTGGGGGGCATCTTTACCGAAGCGCTGTCCGACGTTGTCTTGCGCCTGGCGCCGCTGACCCGCGAGGATGCGCTGGATATGATCGAATCGGTCCGTTCCCGCCGGTTGCTGGATGCTTTTCGCGGAGAGGCGGCTGTCGACCGGGAGTCGCTGGTGGGCACGCTGATGGGGTTGTCGGCCATCGCCACTGATATTCCCGAAATTGCCGAAATCGACATCAACCCGCTTATCGCTGCTGCCGACGGGACGCTCGCGGCCGTGGATGCCCTGATCACCCTGGCGGATCCGGACAATGTCTCCGCCGTATCGCCGCCGGTGCCCCCACCGGCCATCCACGCCTTTTTCCACCCCCGATCGGTGGCGTTCATCGGCGCCTCGTCCCAAATGGGCAAATGGGGGCACACACTGCTCTGCAACACCATCAGTTGCGGTTACCAGGGAGAAATCTACACCGTCAACCCCAAGGGCGGCGTGATTGCCGGGAAACCGGCATTCAAACAGGTGGGCGATATTCCCGGTCCTGTGGACCTGGCGGTGGTAACCGTTCCGGCGGCCGGGGTCATGGATCTGATCCCTCAACTGGAAGCCAAAGGGGTCAGGAACATGCTGCTGGTCACCTCCGGATTCGGCGAAATCGGGAGCGAGGGCAAACGGCTCGAACGGCAACTGGTCGACGCTGCCCGTGACGCGGGTATCCTTGTGCTGGGACCCAATACCATGGGGATCGGCAATCCGCATATCCACTTTTCTTGTATGGCCACCGGGGGCTGCTCAATGGCGGGGACCACTGCGGTTGTATCCCAATCCGGTAATATGGGGGCCCAGCTTTTGGCCTTTGCCGAAAAACAGGGAATCGGCATCCGTGCCTTTTCCGGTTCCGGCAATGAAGCCATGCTGACCATCGAAGATTATATGGAAGGATTCGAAGTGGACCCGTTGACCGAGACAGTGATGCTTTACATCGAAAGCGTCAAGAACGGTCGTCGGTTTTTCGAAAGTGCCCGCCGGGTCAGCCGCAAGAAGCCCATTGTTTTGCTCAAGGGCGGTCAGACCGATGCCGGCCGCCGGGCCGCTGCCAGCCATACCGGCGCCATGGCCTCTGACGTGCGCCTGTTCGATGCCATGTGCCGCCAGGCAGGCATTGTCAAGGTGGATCAGTCCATGGAACTGCTGGATCTTTCGGCAGGCTTCGCGTCACTGCCCCTGATCCGGGGCAACCGCATCGCCATCATGACCCTTGGCGGCGGCTGGGGGGTCATCACCTCCGATATGTGCAACCGATTCAATCTGGAGGTCCCCGAATTGCCGGCAGCACTGATTGCCCGGATCGACAAAATTCTGCCGACGTATTGGAGTCGTACCAATCCCGTCGATCTGGTCGGTGAAAATGACCTCGACATTCCCCTTTCCGTGTTGGAGGCATTGCTGGAGTGGGATGGGTGCGACGGGGTGATCAACTTGGGCATTTTCGGTAGGCGTTTCCTTGTTCGGCGCCTGGCGGATTCGGTGGCCCGTGCGGACGACAGTTATACTCGGAAAATGCTTGAAGAAACCGTCAGGACATCCAGCGATTTTGAGAAACGATACATCCGGGAAATTGTCCGCTTGATGGAGAAATTCCAGAAACCGATTTTCGGTGTCAGTATCTTGACCGAAGAGAACGATTCGACGGTCTACCCGGTCGACGGACATGATTTGAAGGCAATATTTTTTGAAACGCCTGAGCGGGCGGTAAAAACGGCCGCCCGGATGGCCGAGTATCGGCGCTATCTCTCACGCGGTTACTGA